Proteins encoded by one window of Labrus bergylta chromosome 2, fLabBer1.1, whole genome shotgun sequence:
- the tchp gene encoding trichoplein keratin filament-binding protein, producing the protein MALPTLWAPVPSRSRVLAGQLARQREQEARWRQQWELHAQYFKEQSVRSQKQAAWSSRQSYQLSMSAYQKQKLKEENKASLEQRRNRLRAMLKEEQDQLELELREMVPDRGKVVSQLVQKTEELRTAREERRKKLAQELLREHWKKNNSELREAESSLHKDHVVSQWQGQISERKQHETAVQEEKRRYENEYERTRKDALERMKQAEEKNKIQEQKRVEDLKKQMEELKLREEEATRLKKEQEALLVQQWELEKIDKERMKVEERQKKSERGRFLIRQYRAQLKRRARQVQEELESDRQILAALLEGEQEDLRLESARRERAVADAAWMKRVIEEQLQLEQEREAEFDILHREEAQQVWEKREAQWEKERKARERLMQEVLAERQQQLELKVQKNREAQEESLRRREELIQELEQEREIKRSEMEQEEGRKTARMQEINAQVEQQRFEQLEEQLRIEQEEQEKREALQIQEGELRDEIQRMANRGYQGKIHNRPRSAWT; encoded by the exons ATGGCTCTTCCTACTCTTTGGGCCCCTGTGCCCAGCCGGTCCCGGGTGCTGGCCGGACAGCTGGCCCGGCAGCGGGAACAGGAGGCCCGATGGCGGCAGCAGTGGGAGCTGCATGCTCAGTACTTCAAGGAGCAGAGTGTCCGCAGCCAAAAACAGGCTGCGTGGAGCTCTCGACAGTCCTACCAGCTGAG TATGTCAGCATaccaaaaacagaaactgaaggAGGAAAATAAGGCCAGCTTGGAGCAGCGCAGGAATCGGCTCAGGGCAATGCTTAAAGAGGAGCAGGACCAGTTGGAGTTGGAGCTCAGAGAAATGGTGCCTGACAGGGGAAAAGTGGTGAGCCAGTTGGTGCAAAAAACTGAAGAGCTTCGCACAgcaagagaggaaagaagaaaaaag CTTGCACAGGAGCTTCTCAGGGAacactggaagaaaaacaactcAGAGCTGCGAGAG GCCGAGTCTTCATTACATAAAGATCATGTTGTCAGCCAATGGCAAGGGCAGATATCTGAGAGGAAACAG CATGAAACAGCAGTTCAGGAGGAAAAGAGACGCTACGAAAACGAGTATGAGAGAACGCGAAAAGACGCTCTGGAGAGGATGAAGCaagcagaggaaaaaaataaaatacaggagCAGAAGAGAGTGGAAGATCTTAAGAAACAGATGGAAGAGCTGAAGCTCAGGGAAGAGGAG gcaacTCGTCTAAAGAAGGAACAAGAGGCCTTGCTGGTTCAGCAATGGGAGCTGGAGAAGATCGACAAGGAGAGGATGAAGGTGGAAGAAAGGCAGAAGAAGTCAGAGAGAGG GCGTTTCTTGATCCGTCAATACCGCGCTCAACTGAAGAGAAGAGCCCGACAAGTGCAAGAGGAACTG GAGTCCGACCGGCAGATCCTGGCAGCCCTACTGGAAGGAGAGCAGGAGGACCTGAGGTTGGAGTCTGCACGGAGGGAAAGGGCCGTCGCTGACGCTGCATGGATGAAACGTGTGATTGAAGAGCAGCTTCAActggagcaggagagggaggccGAGTTTGACATCCTACACAG AGAGGAAGCCCAACAGGTGTGGGAGAAACGAGAAGCGCAgtgggagaaggagaggaaagcaAGAGAACGGCTCATGCAAGAG GTGCTTGCggagagacagcagcagctggagctgAAGGTGCAGAAGAACCGGGAGGCTCAGGAGGAGTCCCTGAGAAGACGAGAGGAGCTGATTcaggagctggagcaggagagggaAATCAAGCGGAGTGagatggagcaggaggagggtcGCAAAACAGCACGGATGCAAGAGATAAACGCTCAG gtGGAGCAGCAGCGCTTCGAGCAGTTGGAGGAGCAGCTCAGGATAGAgcaagaggagcaggagaaaagGGAAGCTCTCCAGATCCAGgagggggagctgagggatgagATCCAGAGGATGGCCAACAGAGGGTACCAGGGGAAG ATTCACAACAGACCTCGATCAGCCTGGACCTGA